A window from Chelmon rostratus isolate fCheRos1 chromosome 13, fCheRos1.pri, whole genome shotgun sequence encodes these proteins:
- the tmsb4x gene encoding thymosin beta-4, whose protein sequence is MSDKPNISEVTTFDKTKLKKTETQEKNTLPTKETIEQEKSS, encoded by the exons ATGTCTGACAAACCTAACATCTCAGAAGTCACAACCTTTGACAAGACCAAGCTGAAGAAGACTGAGActcaagagaaaaacacactgccAACCAAAGAGA CCATCGAACAGGAGAAGTCGTCATAA
- the LOC121616005 gene encoding toll-like receptor 8 — protein sequence MSVTRWMRLLLFCLCCHFETQPAACVPTWMLPQFPCDVTTYNDSQVLFDCKGRHLHSVPDGITSNATWLNLSENYIKNISANSFSNLWNLTQLNLSWANKNNALIIAANAFKNLTKLHELRLTGNCLNEIPSNLPLSVKILELTNNKIMSLDNRSLAGLTNVTHLFLARNCYFWNPCGKVVTIMDDSFADLTKLQALDLSLNNLTKVPKGLPKSLHTLKMGSNKIEYISEDDLRGLQNLKILKIHGNCPRCQNAPFPCVPCQNISLGIHPNAFHSLTQLEILNLGGNSLNHLKPSWFERLNKLKQLFLAFNFLLKAITEEASFLTYLPKLEKIDLSFNFALKYYPTTINLSKEFSNLVSLRTLHLEGLVFQNIGPDTLKPLYQLKNLSALNLGTNFIIHSDPTIFSKFSHLKMIYLAENRLYPIPAQSPPHPSEGYNQRSGLSISSLIKPHPKDFSYELSHSLVKQECFDSGRVLILSSNNLFFISPEQFKGYGNIACLNLSRNGFSAAPNGTEFSSLPDLTYLDLSFNKIDLAYDYAFKNLKKLQVLDLSYNAHYFKAFGVTHNLNFTKNLPALRVLNMSYNSIYTLTTKQMYSKSLAELQFTNNYLGTLWKQRDGSYTMLFTNLTNLTILDISYNHITKIPDDVYEYLPRNLTKLSISHNSLTDFTWDNLRFFHQLQILDLSFNSLVNVTRMNSNGTHTLTFLDLSHNHIFHLDNGFLKGAKSLKVLSLSNNKLTIINQSTFQPKPENQIQTLFLHGNLFQCTCDSLDFILWIENSDIKIPRLTTEVTCDTPANQKDKVLIYFDINECVNGSQAFLMYILSHFFIIVFMVVTTVAHLFYWDASYVLHYVKAKMKGYSSFNSPDSAYGVFVTYDTKDPHVSDWVMRNLRVKLEEEGEKQYPLCLEERDWPPGVPLVDNLTQSIRYSHKTLFVLTEGYVKTGVFKLAMYLAHQRLLDENVDVIVLLMLEPVLQHSHFLRLRRRLCGKSVVEWPRTAAAEPWFWQNLRNVVRVDNQVIYNKTYSKYFTSH from the exons ATG AGTGTCACACGGTGGATGCGcttgctgctgttctgtctgtgttgcCATTTTGAGACCCAGCCTGCTGCGTGTGTACCTACGTGGATGTTGCCCCAGTTCCCTTGTGATGTCACAACCTACAACGACTCTCAGGTCCTCTTTGACTGTAAAGGGCGCCATCTGCATAGCGTACCTGACGGCATAACTAGTAATGCAACCTGGCTCAACTTATCAGAAAATTACATTAAGAATATTTCAGCTAATTCATTCTCTAACCTGTGGAATCTGACTCAACTCAATCTCAGCTGGGCAAACAAGAACAATGCACTGATCATTGCTGCGAATGCTTtcaaaaatctgacaaaactgCATGAACTGAGACTGACTGGTAACTGTCTAAACGAAATTCCCAGCAATCTCCCACTCAGTGTGAAAATCCTTGAGCTAACCAATAACAAGATTATGTCACTGGATAACAGGAGCCTCGCTGGCTTGACGAACGTGACACATTTATTCTTAGCGAGAAACTGCTACTTCTGGAATCCTTGTGGGAAAGTGGTTACGATTATGGACGACAGCTTTGCGGATCTGACCAAACTGCAGGCTCTGGACTTGTCCCTCAACAACTTAACTAAAGTTCCCAAAGGATTGCCCAAATCATTACacacattaaagatgggttcgAACAAAATAGAGTACATCTCTGAAGATGATTTGCGAGGGCTACAAAAtttaaaaatcctgaaaataCATGGGAACTGTCCAAGATGTCAAAATGCTCCATTTCCCTGTGTTCCTTGCCAAAACATTTCTCTCGGTATCCATCCTAATGCATTTCACAGTTTGACACAGCTTGAGATACTGAACCTGGGGGGAAACTCCCTGAACCACCTGAAGCCCTCCTGGTTTGAGAGGCTGAACAAGCTTAAACAATTGTTCCTGGCTTTCAACTTCTTGCTAAAAGCAATTACTGAGGAGGCATCATTTCTAACTTACCTTCCCAAGCTGGAAAAAATTGATCTCTCATTCAACTTTGCTCTCAAGTACTATCCTACCACAATAAATCTTTCAAAGGAGTTTTCAAATCTCGTATCACTGAGAACTTTGCATTTGGAGGGTTTGGTCTTCCAGAATATTGGACCAGACACACTCAAACCTCTGTACCAGCTCAAAAATCTGTCTGCACTGAATTTAGGCACTAACTTCATTATTCACTCTGATCCAACCATATTCAGCAAATTCTCCCACCTGAAAATGATATACCTCGCAGAAAACAGGCTGTATCCCATTCCAGCGCAAAGTCCCCCACATCCAAGTGAGGGATACAATCAGAGGTCGGGCCTTTCCATTTCATCGCTCATAAAACCCCATCCAAAAGATTTCTCTTACGAGCTGTCGCACAGCCTGGTCAAGCAAGAGTGCTTCGACTCCGGACGAGTGCTCATCCTCAGCTCTAATAATCTGTTCTTCATTTCTCCAGAGCAATTTAAGGGCTATGGGAATATTGCATGTCTCAACCTCTCAAGAAACGGATTTTCAGCAGCACCTAATGGAACAGAGTTCTCCTCGCTGCCTGATCTGACATACCTGGACCTGTCCTTCAATAAGATTGATCTGGCCTATGACTACGCCTTCAAAAACCTAAAGAAACTACAAGTACTAGACCTCAGCTACAATGCTCACTACTTCAAAGCATTCGGGGTGACGCATAATTTAAATTTTACAAAAAACCTGCCAGCCCTGAGAGTGCTGAATATGAGCTATAACTCAATTTACACACTGACGACAAAACAGATGTACAGCAAATCATTGGCAGAACTTCAGTTTACAAATAATTATCTTGGGACTCTTTGGAAACAGAGAGATGGCTCATATACAATGCTTTTTACTAATCTTACTAATTTGACAATTTTAGATATATCCTACAACCACATTACAAAGATTCCAGACGACGTTTATGAATATTTGCCACGTAATCTCACTAAACTCAGCATAAGTCACAACTCACTTACTGATTTTACATGGGACAATCTGAGGTTTTTCCATCAACTTCAAATTTTAGACCTGAGCTTCAATTCTTTAGTTAACGTGACAAGAATGAACTCAAACGGCACCCACACTTTGACGTTCCTGGACCTGAGTCATAATCACATTTTCCACTTGGACAATGGCTTTCTAAAGGGTGCAAAAAGCCTGAAGGTTCTTAGCCTTAGCAACAACAAACTGACTATCATCAATCAATCCACCTTCCAACCGAAACCTGAGAACCAGATTCAGACTTTATTCCTGCACGGAAACCTGTTCCAGTGTACCTGTGATTCGTTAGATTTCATTCTGTGGATTGAAAACAGTGACATAAAGATCCCGAGACTGACCACAGAGGTGACCTGTGACACACCAGCAAACCAGAAGGATAAAGTTCTGATATACTTTGACATTAACGAGTGTGTGAATGGCAGTCAGGCCTTCTTGATGTACATTCTCTCGCATTTcttcattattgtttttatggttGTGACAACAGTTGCTCACTTATTTTACTGGGATGCTTCCTATGTCCTGCACTATGTGAAAGCTAAGATGAAGGGATACAGCTCCTTCAACTCACCAGACAGTGCTTATGGTGTCTTTGTGACTTATGACACCAAAGATCCACATGTCTCTGATTGGGTGATGAGGAATCTGCGAGTTAAactggaagaggaaggagagaagcaATATCCTCTGTGTCTGGAGGAGAGGGATTGGCCGCCTGGAGTCCCGCTGGTGGATAACCTCACTCAGAGCATCCGATACAGTCACAAGACCCTGTTTGTCTTGACAGAGGGATACGTTAAGACCGGGGTTTTCAAGCTGGCGATGTATCTGGCCCACCAAAGACTGCTTGACGAGAATGTGGACGTGATCgtgctgctgatgctggagCCTGTCCTGCAGCACTCTCACTTCCTGCGcctgaggaggaggctgtgcGGGAAAAGTGTGGTGGAGTGGCCGCGAACAGCTGCGGCAGAGCCCTGGTTTTGGCAAAACCTGAGGAATGTGGTCAGAGTAGACAATCAGGTCATATACAACAAGACTTATTCAAAGTACTTCACCAGCCACTGA
- the tlr7 gene encoding toll-like receptor 7, with translation MLFRLMCVALLGLWCCLSMLTARIFYPKTLPCDVSEADNGSAVKVDCTERSLKDIPRGIPRNTTNLTLTINHIPELNSTSFRGLENLTEIDMRCNCVPIKIGPKDRMCTESVAIMENTFTGLRNLRALYLDGNQLYSIPKDLPSSLILLSLEVNHIYYISKANLSDIRNVEMLYLSQNCYYRNPCNVSYDIEEGAFLQLNNLRLLCLKSNNLSFIPHQLPTSLKELYLYNNNIQSVTDEDFKNLTNLEILDISGNCPRCYNAPFPCSPCPNNSPLQISKTAFKMLTKLKTLRLHSNSLTSVPSEWFASTTELRVLDLSSNFLAREIGVTAFPRFLGKLQELDLSFNYELQKYPQTLRLSSSFSSLKSLRILRIKGFVFQQLKPESIAPLKPLTGLEVLDLGTNFIKMANLSILMELRSFKIISLSDNKISSPSDGQDAVGFSGGEPLRWSPMSAASEYQNKEVREIHYFRYDEYARSCKYKDKELGVITSFVNKECSQFGKTLDVSRNNIFFLHSRFLNLGELRCLNLSGNAMSQSLNGSEFAYLTNLQYLDFSSNRLDLLYSTAFQELKSLVILDISNNNHYFESEGLTHMLNFTKNLKNLKILMMNHNKISTSTNTELESQSLERFEFRDNRLDMLWRDGDTRYVNYFKKLLNLTVLDISQNNLNFIPPQVFSGLPGKLSELYIKNNRLKSFAWGRLQLLHSLQVLDLSGNSLTTVPRMLSNCTKSLRKLILHKNQILKLTPDFLKDAYNLKYLDLSFNHIQHIDKSSFPDDVVNQMDMLLLHKNRFLCSCNATWFVDWLNRTTVPIPRLATDVTCASPGAQRGHPVVSVDLLACQHSYLSIILYILTTCLILSSLTLSISSHLFLWDFWYIYHFCRAKLKGYTRLYSQSSIYDAFVIYDKEDPAVSEWVMKEMCVHLEDRGDRRLTLCLEERDWIPGCPLIDNLSQSIHKSNRTVFILTSRYIKSGNFKTAFYMAHQRLMDEENDVIVLIFLENVPCNSKYLRLRKRLYKRSVLEWPTNPQAQPYFWFSLRSVLATESHKQYNNLFKETL, from the exons ATGCTCTTCCGCCTG ATGTGTGTGGCACTGCTGGGCCTGTGGTGCTGTCTCTCCATGTTGACAGCTAGGATTTTTTACCCAAAAACTCTgccgtgtgatgtcagtgaggCCGACAACGGCAGTGCAGTGAAGGTGGACTGCACTGAGAGAAGCCTCAAAGATATCCCCCGGGGCATCCCAAGAAACACTACCAACCTGACGCTCACCATCAACCATATTCCTGAATTAAACTCCACCTCCTTCCGAGGTCTAGAGAATCTGACTGAGATTGACATGAGGTGCAACTGTGTCCCCATCAAAATCGGCCCCAAGGACCGCATGTGCACAGAGAGTGTGGCGATAATGGAAAATACTTTTACCGGCCTTAGGAATCTGCGAGCGCTGTATCTAGATGGCAATCAGCTGTACAGCATACCTAAAGACCTGCCTTCAAGCCTGATTTTGCTGAGTTTGGAAGTGAATCACATCTATTATATTTCCAAAGCAAACCTCTCTGACATCAGAAATGTTGAGATGCTTTACCTCAGTCAAAACTGCTATTATCGCAACCCATGTAATGTTTCGTATGACATAGAGGAGGGTGCATTTTTGCAGCTTAACAACTTAAGGCTGTTGTGCCTTAAGTCAAACAACTTATCCTTTATCCCACATCAACTACCCACAAGTCTGAAGGAGCTGTATctctacaacaacaacattcaGAGCGTCACTGATGAGGATTTCAAAAACCTAACAAACCTTGAGATTCTGGATATCAGCGGAAACTGCCCTCGATGTTACAATGCTCCCTTCCCCTGCTCCCCGTGCCCAAACAATTCGCCACTTCAAATCAGCAAGACCGCTTTCAAGATGTTGACAAAACTTAAGACGCTCCGCCTGCACAGTAACTCTCTGACATCTGTGCCGTCTGAGTGGTTCGCCAGCACAACGGAGCTCAGGGTGCTCGATCTCTCGTCAAACTTTTTGGCAAGAGAGATAGGAGTCACCGCTTTCCCACGCTTCCTGGGCAAACTGCAAGAACTGGACCTTTCATTTAACTATGAGCTGCAGAAATACCCTCAAACACTGAGGCTGAGCAGCAGTTTCTCCTCCCTCAAATCCCTGAGAATTCTCAGAATAAAGGGCTTTGTGTTTCAGCAGCTAAAGCCAGAGAGCATTGCTCCTTTAAAACCTCTCACAGGCTTGGAGGTGTTAGATCTGGGTAcaaatttcattaaaatggCAAACCTTAGTATTCTGATGGAATTAAGAAGTTTTAAAATCATCAGTCTGTCTGACAACAAAATATCTTCCCCCTCTGACGGCCAAGATGCTGTTGGTTTCTCTGGAGGAGAGCCTTTGCGCTGGTCTCCCATGTCTGCTGCTTCTGAGTACCAAAATAAGGAAGTGAGAGAGATACATTACTTCAGATATGATGAGTATGCACGCAGCTGCAAATACAAAGATAAAGAACTAGGAGTTATTACATCCTTTGTCAACAAAGAATGCAGTCAGTTTGGCAAAACCCTGGATGTAAGCAGAAACAACATATTCTTCTTGCATTCGAGGTTTTTAAATCTCGGAGAGCTGAGGTGCCTCAACCTGTCCGGAAATGCAATGAGCCAAAGTTTGAATGGCTCTGAGTTCGCCTATCTGACTAATTTACAGTATCTGGACTTCTCTTCAAACCGCCTGGACTTGctctactccactgcatttcaaGAGCTGAAGAGTCTGGTCATCTTGGACATAAGTAACAACAACCATTATTTTGAGTCTGAGGGCTTAACTCACATGCTTAATTTCacaaaaaacttaaaaaatctCAAGATACTGATGATGAACCACAACAAGATCTCTACTTCCACGAACACAGAGCTGGAGAGTCAGTCTCTGGAGAGGTTTGAGTTCAGAGATAACCGCCTAGATATGCTGTGGAGAGATGGGGACACCAGATATGTCAATTATTTCAAGAAATTACTTAATCTGACTGTCCTCGACATCTCTCAGAACAACCTCAATTTCATTCCACCGCAAGTGTTCAGCGGCCTGCCAGGCAAACTGTCTGAGCTCTacatcaaaaacaacagactAAAATCCTTCGCTTGGGGCAGACTGCAACTTCTACATTCTTTGCAAGTCTTAGATCTCAGTGGAAACAGCTTAACTACTGTTCCACGCATGCTGTCAAACTGCACCAAATCTCTCAGGAAGCTCATTTTACATAAGAACCAAATCCTAAAACTCACGCCAGACTTCCTCAAGGACGCCTACAACTTAAAATATCTGGATCTTAGCTTTAATCACATACAGCACATTGACAAATCTAGCTTTCCAGATGATGTTGTTAATCAGATGGACATGCTGCTTCTGCACAAAAACAGGTTCTTGTGCAGTTGCAACGCCACTTGGTTTGTTGATTGGCTCAACAGGACCACAGTCCCCATCCCCAGACTGGCCACAGATGTCACCTGTGCCTCTCCAGGGGCGCAAAGAGGTCATCCCGTGGTCTCAGTGGACCTGCTGGCCTGCCAGCACAGCTACCTGTCAATCATCCTCTACATCCTCACAACTTGCCTCATCCTCAGCTCCCTCACCCTGTCCATCTCCAGCCATCTCTTCCTGTGGGACTTCTGGTACATCTACCACTTCTGCAGGGCCAAGCTCAAAGGCTACACCCGTCTGTACTCCCAAAGCTCCATCTATGATGCCTTTGTGATATATGACAAGGAGGATCCTGCGGTGTCAGAGTGGGTGATGAAGGAAATGTGCGTTCATCTGGAGGACCGCGGAGACCGCCGCCTGACGCTGTGTCTGGAGGAACGAGACTGGATCCCCGGATGCCCCCTGATTGACAACCTCTCCCAGAGCATCCACAAGAGCAACAGGACCGTGTTCATTCTCACCAGCAGATATATTAAAAGTGGAAACTTCAAGACAGCTTTCTACATGGCCCACCAAAGGCTAATGGATGAAGAAAACGATGTTATCGTTCTGATATTCCTGGAGAATGTACCTTGCAATTCAAAGTACCTGAGGTTAAGGAAGAGACTGTATAAGAGGTCTGTGCTGGAGTGGCCGACGAACCCTCAAGCCCAGCCATACTTCTGGTTCAGCCTGAGGAGTGTATTAGCAACGGAAAGCcacaaacaatacaacaacCTCTTTAAAGAGACACTGTAA